One genomic window of Leptospira paudalimensis includes the following:
- a CDS encoding nitrate reductase: protein MQTTETYPSTCSYCGVGCGVLVEKLEKNEIRIEGDKDHPANLGLLCSKGRNLHYTVMDRSDRILTPMQRVNRTSDLSRISWDEALDAISDKFKQIIRAHGPDSVGFYVSGQLLTEEYYIINKLIKGFIGSNNIDTNSRLCMSSAVVGYKMALGEDSVPVSYEDIELADCFLIAGANPAWCHPILFRRIEAQKKNFPNTKLIVVDPRKTDTCEDADLHLQIHPGTDIYLFHAIAKILIDNNWIDHEFIESHTEGFDGLSIFLRTFDLQEAANTCGIPLLEIELAAKYIHEAKGFLSLWAMGLNQSVIGVNKNLALLNLSLITGKIGKPGSGPFSLTGQPNAMGGREVGGLCNLLPAHRDLSNPLHRKEVERFWNIAEDTIQSKPGFTAVEMFENLKTGKMKAVWIVCTNPTTSLPDARMVEQGLREAELVIVQDISMSSAAIPYADYVLPAAGWAEKQGTMTNSDRRVTYLSKIIEPPGEAMADTWIIQKFATRMGFGSFFSYKTEEDVFLEHCALTEGTKIDISGLDYSILQKKRSVQWPFPKNSLDGTPRLFTDHIFYRANGKAKIFDVTPDDTSEKTSETYPLILTTGRIRDQWHTMTRTGKVRKLMEHKSEPYLEIHPKDANVIGVIDGSIVEVLNERGSVRVKAKLTDSIKMGTVFLPMHWGKKNKNDAFRANNLTNKEYDPFSKQPGFKISAVKVIPYKKEKDKILIIGGGNSTSAFIKHYKELCPEDEITVLCKEENPLYNRILLPDFISGEKEFIELASVSGEEVENWEIKLHTSTSVTEILPEAKIVKDSMGNVYSYNKLIIATGSSPQIPKSISPSMVGVFSLRAKTDADKIKGFFVPDSFALIVGGGLLGLELASALKSLGVKVTVLVRTNRLMSKQLDVVACDILKEEIESRGIEVLFNSEIKKVHGYDRVTYVELKDGKKLYPDGIVYAMGTSPNLTLAKEMGIEIGEGIKVNEFLQTSDPDIYAIGEVAEHTSGVYGTVLAAEEQAKVAANHIYGYQFQSYSGSLHSNLLKIPGLELVSLRLPGIQFENLTDEYEEIVFLDRKRCKYKKCIVKGDKLVGAILVGDKSEFVEYKTLIASGLELGEKRNQLLSSISTAKQPKGALVCSCNGVGKGNIEDEILCGAKNLAEVMEKTGAGTGCGSCRPEVSQIIKNMVSNSYS, encoded by the coding sequence GTGCAAACTACAGAAACCTATCCTTCTACTTGTTCTTATTGTGGTGTTGGTTGTGGTGTCCTTGTCGAAAAATTAGAAAAAAATGAAATTCGAATCGAAGGGGACAAAGACCATCCAGCCAATTTGGGTTTACTTTGTTCGAAAGGGAGAAACCTACATTACACTGTGATGGATCGAAGTGATCGGATTTTGACTCCGATGCAGAGGGTAAACAGAACTTCGGATCTCTCTAGAATTTCCTGGGATGAGGCATTGGATGCAATCAGTGATAAGTTCAAACAAATCATCAGAGCACATGGTCCAGATTCAGTTGGGTTTTATGTATCAGGTCAATTATTAACAGAAGAATATTATATTATCAATAAGTTGATCAAAGGGTTTATCGGAAGTAATAACATCGATACAAACTCTAGGCTTTGTATGAGTTCTGCCGTTGTGGGATATAAGATGGCGTTAGGTGAAGATAGTGTGCCAGTTTCTTATGAAGACATTGAACTTGCGGATTGTTTCCTCATTGCGGGTGCAAACCCAGCTTGGTGCCATCCGATTTTATTTAGAAGGATAGAAGCACAAAAAAAGAATTTTCCCAATACAAAACTCATAGTTGTAGATCCTAGAAAAACTGATACTTGCGAGGATGCTGATTTACATTTACAAATCCATCCTGGGACTGATATTTATCTCTTCCACGCAATTGCCAAAATTTTAATCGATAACAATTGGATTGATCATGAATTTATCGAATCTCACACAGAAGGTTTTGATGGGTTAAGTATTTTTCTAAGAACGTTTGATTTACAAGAAGCTGCCAATACCTGTGGCATTCCTTTGTTAGAGATCGAGTTGGCAGCCAAGTACATCCATGAGGCAAAAGGATTTTTGTCATTATGGGCAATGGGTTTGAATCAAAGTGTGATTGGTGTGAATAAAAATTTAGCTTTGCTCAATTTATCTCTGATCACAGGCAAAATCGGAAAACCAGGATCAGGTCCATTTTCTTTAACTGGCCAACCAAATGCAATGGGTGGAAGAGAAGTAGGAGGCCTTTGTAATTTATTACCTGCACACCGTGACCTGAGTAATCCTCTTCATCGGAAGGAAGTAGAAAGATTCTGGAACATCGCTGAAGATACAATCCAAAGTAAACCAGGTTTTACTGCAGTTGAAATGTTTGAAAACCTAAAAACAGGTAAAATGAAAGCAGTTTGGATCGTATGCACAAATCCAACTACGAGTTTGCCAGATGCTAGGATGGTAGAACAAGGGTTACGTGAGGCAGAACTTGTAATTGTACAGGATATCTCGATGAGTTCTGCGGCCATCCCATATGCAGACTATGTTTTACCAGCAGCAGGATGGGCAGAAAAACAAGGTACAATGACAAATTCAGATCGTAGAGTGACTTACTTATCCAAAATTATAGAACCTCCTGGCGAAGCGATGGCTGATACTTGGATCATCCAAAAATTTGCAACCAGGATGGGGTTTGGTTCATTTTTCTCATACAAAACGGAAGAAGATGTATTTTTAGAACATTGTGCTTTGACGGAAGGGACAAAGATTGATATTAGTGGATTAGATTATTCGATATTACAGAAGAAGAGATCAGTACAATGGCCTTTTCCTAAAAATAGTTTGGATGGAACTCCTAGATTATTTACAGATCATATTTTTTATCGTGCAAATGGCAAAGCTAAGATTTTTGATGTCACACCAGATGATACTTCAGAAAAAACTTCTGAAACATATCCTTTGATCCTCACTACAGGTAGAATCCGAGACCAATGGCACACAATGACAAGGACAGGGAAAGTCCGAAAACTAATGGAACACAAATCGGAGCCTTACCTTGAAATCCATCCAAAAGATGCAAATGTCATTGGGGTTATTGATGGTAGTATTGTTGAAGTTCTGAATGAAAGAGGAAGTGTTCGTGTGAAAGCGAAACTCACGGATTCTATCAAAATGGGAACTGTATTTTTGCCGATGCATTGGGGAAAAAAAAATAAGAATGATGCTTTTAGAGCCAATAATTTAACGAATAAAGAGTATGATCCTTTTTCCAAACAACCTGGGTTCAAAATATCTGCGGTAAAGGTCATTCCATATAAAAAAGAAAAAGATAAAATCCTCATCATCGGTGGTGGCAATAGTACTTCTGCATTTATCAAACATTACAAAGAACTTTGTCCAGAAGATGAAATCACTGTTTTATGTAAGGAAGAAAATCCATTATACAATCGGATTTTATTACCTGATTTCATCAGTGGTGAAAAAGAATTCATTGAGTTAGCTAGTGTCAGTGGAGAAGAGGTTGAGAATTGGGAGATTAAATTACATACTTCAACCTCCGTAACAGAAATTTTACCTGAAGCAAAAATTGTTAAGGATTCGATGGGTAATGTTTATTCCTATAATAAACTAATCATTGCAACAGGGAGTAGTCCTCAAATTCCAAAATCAATTTCTCCATCAATGGTGGGTGTATTTAGTTTAAGAGCAAAAACAGATGCTGATAAAATCAAAGGTTTTTTTGTCCCTGATTCTTTTGCCTTAATTGTTGGCGGTGGACTACTTGGATTGGAACTTGCTTCAGCACTTAAGTCTCTTGGTGTCAAAGTGACAGTTCTTGTTCGCACAAATCGATTGATGTCCAAACAATTGGATGTTGTTGCTTGTGATATTTTGAAAGAGGAAATTGAAAGCCGTGGAATTGAAGTTTTATTCAATTCCGAAATTAAAAAAGTACATGGATACGATCGAGTCACTTATGTTGAATTAAAGGATGGAAAAAAACTTTATCCTGATGGAATCGTATATGCGATGGGAACTAGCCCCAATTTGACTTTGGCAAAAGAGATGGGTATTGAAATTGGTGAAGGCATAAAAGTAAACGAATTTTTACAAACATCAGATCCTGATATATATGCAATTGGAGAAGTCGCTGAACACACATCAGGTGTATATGGAACGGTACTTGCCGCCGAAGAACAAGCAAAAGTAGCAGCAAATCACATTTATGGTTACCAGTTCCAATCTTATTCTGGGTCTTTACATTCGAATCTTTTAAAAATTCCAGGTTTAGAACTTGTTTCTCTTCGTTTGCCAGGCATTCAATTTGAGAATTTAACTGATGAATATGAAGAAATCGTTTTCCTCGATCGGAAAAGATGCAAATACAAAAAATGTATCGTAAAAGGTGACAAACTGGTAGGTGCTATTCTTGTTGGAGATAAATCGGAATTTGTAGAATATAAAACTCTAATCGCTTCAGGATTAGAGTTAGGAGAGAAACGAAACCAACTTTTATCTAGCATTTCAACCGCCAAACAGCCAAAAGGTGCCTTGGTTTGCTCTTGTAATGGCGTTGGAAAAGGGAATATCGAGGATGAAATTCTTTGCGGTGCTAAAAATTTAGCAGAAGTGATGGAAAAAACGGGAGCTGGGACTGGTTGCGGAAGTTGCCGGCCAGAAGTGAGTCAGATCATTAAAAATATGGTCTCCAATTCATATTCCTAG
- a CDS encoding putative sulfate/molybdate transporter produces MWKQKDFAFNRNEIAGAFGDIGTDFPILIAMVLAAGLHAPSVFIIFGCMQILTGIIYKRPMPVQPLKAMATIVITGKIAGPIVLGGGLSIGILMLFFSTTGILEKIAKFVPKSVVRGLQLGLGISLSMLAFKEYIPSESAKGYILAGISFLCIILLIDNRKVPASIVVIFFGFMYSLFFHFETYSTFSKFEINLPKIYVPNLEMILKGFILLTLPQIPLSIGNSILATKQISDDLFPNKKPVTIKKIGFSYSIMNLISPFFSGIPCCHGAGGMVGHYTFGGRTGVSVLLYGLFYLLSGLFMGNGLDILIKAFPLPILGTLLFFESLSLILLIKDSFQNSKEFIIVIMTGLLASGLPYGFLIAMIVGTSIHYTSIGFKTFTSIGDKNRI; encoded by the coding sequence ATGTGGAAACAAAAAGATTTTGCCTTCAATCGGAATGAAATTGCAGGTGCTTTCGGCGATATTGGAACTGATTTTCCAATTCTCATTGCGATGGTGTTAGCGGCAGGGCTTCACGCTCCAAGTGTTTTCATTATATTTGGTTGTATGCAAATACTAACAGGCATTATCTACAAAAGACCAATGCCTGTCCAACCTCTTAAAGCAATGGCAACAATCGTAATTACCGGAAAAATTGCAGGCCCTATCGTGTTAGGTGGAGGTTTAAGCATTGGAATTCTAATGTTGTTTTTTTCAACGACAGGAATACTCGAAAAAATAGCAAAATTTGTTCCAAAGTCAGTTGTCAGAGGGTTACAACTTGGATTAGGAATTAGTCTGAGTATGCTTGCCTTCAAGGAATATATCCCTTCTGAAAGTGCTAAAGGTTATATATTGGCTGGAATCTCCTTTCTGTGTATCATTCTACTGATCGATAATCGAAAAGTTCCTGCTTCAATAGTTGTTATCTTTTTTGGATTTATGTATTCTTTATTCTTTCATTTTGAAACATATTCAACATTTTCAAAATTTGAAATCAATCTACCAAAAATATACGTTCCAAATCTTGAAATGATCTTAAAGGGATTTATATTATTAACACTCCCTCAAATTCCTTTATCAATAGGGAATTCAATCCTTGCCACAAAACAAATATCAGATGACCTATTCCCAAATAAAAAACCAGTCACAATTAAAAAGATTGGTTTTTCTTATTCTATCATGAATTTGATCTCACCATTTTTTAGCGGGATACCTTGTTGTCATGGTGCTGGTGGAATGGTAGGTCACTATACATTTGGAGGTAGAACAGGTGTTTCCGTTCTATTGTATGGCTTGTTTTATCTCTTATCTGGTTTATTTATGGGGAATGGGTTAGATATTTTGATAAAAGCGTTTCCTTTACCTATCTTAGGTACATTACTTTTTTTTGAATCATTATCACTTATTTTATTGATCAAAGACTCATTTCAGAATAGCAAAGAGTTTATCATCGTGATTATGACAGGTTTACTTGCCAGTGGATTACCTTATGGATTTCTGATTGCGATGATTGTTGGAACGAGTATCCACTATACATCCATTGGATTTAAAACATTTACTTCCATTGGAGATAAAAATAGGATCTAA
- a CDS encoding PepSY-associated TM helix domain-containing protein translates to METKLKAKRFYQLHLFLGIFGSSFLLVIGITGSLLVYGKEIQSFLTPIQIPNLTHRLSFDVLYQRLVPQLPEGSIAGWLVSDLSNQPDQIWFHDTNIPSKEVVYLLDPYNGKIIGSLNEDRSDSIYGFILVLHYSLFFGKIGYFLTGCFAIVYFLLVITGIKLYKRFWISLFRFRWKESIQILFSDLHKFVGINFIWFHLILSVTGAWWSIRDTIIRTESEEKIVHGLWTNSKSIESLIENTKTKIHGFNLGYISFPHHSKDEPIGLYGNRNNSNGFESRYGSYVLFDTNTNQLLKLVDISREPIQNQFLDSFRPLHFGTFANHFSKVIWILCGLSPAVLSVSGIMIFYQKRKNKRKVLKQKTQS, encoded by the coding sequence ATGGAAACAAAATTGAAAGCAAAACGTTTCTACCAACTCCATTTGTTTCTAGGAATTTTTGGATCTAGTTTTTTACTCGTGATTGGGATCACAGGATCCTTACTTGTTTATGGGAAAGAAATCCAGTCTTTCTTGACTCCCATACAAATTCCAAACCTAACGCATCGACTTTCATTTGATGTTCTTTACCAACGGCTTGTTCCGCAACTGCCTGAGGGGAGTATTGCTGGTTGGTTGGTGTCTGATCTTTCAAACCAACCCGATCAAATATGGTTTCATGACACAAACATTCCGAGTAAGGAAGTTGTGTATTTACTTGATCCTTACAATGGAAAGATCATTGGTTCATTAAATGAAGATCGCAGTGATAGTATTTATGGATTTATTTTAGTACTACATTATAGTTTATTTTTTGGGAAAATTGGATATTTTTTAACAGGATGTTTTGCAATTGTATATTTTTTACTCGTGATTACGGGAATCAAATTGTACAAACGATTTTGGATTAGTTTATTTCGTTTTCGATGGAAAGAGAGTATTCAAATCTTATTTTCCGATTTACACAAGTTTGTCGGAATTAATTTTATATGGTTTCATTTAATTTTATCAGTCACTGGTGCTTGGTGGAGCATACGAGATACAATCATTCGGACCGAGTCAGAAGAAAAAATTGTTCATGGACTATGGACAAACTCTAAGTCTATCGAATCTTTGATAGAAAATACTAAAACAAAAATACATGGTTTTAATTTAGGATATATTTCATTTCCGCATCATTCAAAGGATGAACCAATCGGTTTATATGGAAACCGAAACAATTCGAATGGTTTTGAAAGTCGATACGGTTCTTATGTTTTATTTGATACAAACACAAACCAATTGTTGAAACTCGTTGATATTTCGAGAGAACCAATCCAAAATCAATTTTTAGATTCGTTTCGTCCTCTCCACTTTGGAACCTTTGCAAACCATTTCAGTAAAGTGATTTGGATACTTTGTGGTCTATCCCCAGCAGTTTTATCTGTGAGTGGGATTATGATATTTTATCAAAAACGAAAAAATAAAAGGAAAGTTCTAAAACAAAAAACCCAATCTTAA
- a CDS encoding LIC_11695 family lipoprotein gives MKTKIKILSLSFFIGVNSFQCNLFDPKSKITNNELVEIVTLQQLNANSLSEGQKLGLTIAYSHRFSIKNGPHLFCREYSTAYLEKQAEWELNIEQTYATIGNAIGIDIVVERINGPCAINNKISACHYDGVDGINDLIPYAYSTEGEHKYLIPAYIYYGINNLKNAKEACEGYNGTYVCYDPTKCWQ, from the coding sequence ATGAAAACAAAAATTAAAATTCTATCTCTATCTTTTTTCATTGGAGTAAACAGTTTCCAATGTAACCTTTTTGATCCTAAATCAAAAATCACAAACAATGAATTGGTAGAAATTGTAACATTGCAACAATTAAATGCAAACAGTTTGAGTGAAGGCCAAAAACTAGGACTAACGATTGCTTATAGCCATCGATTTAGTATTAAAAATGGTCCGCATTTATTTTGTCGGGAATACTCAACAGCATACTTAGAAAAACAAGCTGAATGGGAATTAAATATTGAACAAACTTACGCCACTATTGGAAATGCGATTGGAATTGATATAGTAGTAGAAAGGATCAATGGACCCTGTGCTATCAACAATAAAATAAGTGCATGCCATTATGATGGAGTGGATGGTATCAATGATTTGATCCCTTATGCTTATTCCACAGAAGGTGAACACAAATATTTGATTCCAGCTTACATTTATTATGGAATTAACAATTTAAAAAATGCAAAAGAAGCATGCGAAGGGTATAACGGAACATATGTTTGTTATGATCCTACAAAGTGTTGGCAATAA
- a CDS encoding CoA-binding protein, with protein sequence MNVQDSEIKSLLQSYPTITVYGLSQDPLKPSHYVPVFIRDKGWNVIGTYPKEHTIGGFQIYKSLQDIPKENRKFIDVFRSSDKIPEVVDEILTLGGTEVLWLQLGISHPEAEKRAENAGIKVVSNRCLIIEYKKYF encoded by the coding sequence ATGAATGTTCAAGATTCTGAAATTAAATCCTTACTCCAATCCTATCCCACAATTACGGTGTATGGTTTAAGCCAAGATCCATTAAAACCTAGTCATTATGTCCCTGTTTTCATTCGTGATAAAGGTTGGAATGTCATCGGAACCTATCCCAAAGAACATACGATAGGCGGATTTCAAATTTACAAAAGTTTACAAGACATCCCAAAAGAAAATCGGAAGTTCATCGATGTCTTTAGAAGTTCTGACAAAATCCCAGAGGTGGTAGATGAAATTCTAACGTTAGGTGGAACTGAAGTTTTGTGGTTACAATTGGGAATCTCTCATCCAGAAGCAGAAAAAAGAGCAGAAAACGCAGGGATCAAAGTTGTTTCCAACCGTTGCCTCATCATTGAGTACAAAAAGTATTTTTAA
- a CDS encoding DUF4334 domain-containing protein, which translates to MKDKKLETRFHEMRAKKNNSVEDSFALYDALDVVPLNEMMGRWHGSGFHTGHTMDGALETFNWYGKEFVDLENVHPLVFKSFGKTLFKVNPSLMPVRLATLIPSTKLWPLRYLFLLVRFLFQTKHSKARVRQIEFRGKVSSAMIYDNLPIHDVFRKVNENTLFGCMDYKGMKQPFFFVLERD; encoded by the coding sequence ATGAAAGACAAAAAGCTTGAAACAAGATTTCACGAGATGCGTGCTAAAAAGAACAACTCTGTTGAAGATTCATTTGCACTCTATGATGCATTGGATGTAGTTCCACTGAATGAAATGATGGGGCGTTGGCATGGATCAGGATTTCATACAGGTCATACTATGGATGGAGCCTTAGAGACATTTAACTGGTATGGAAAGGAATTTGTTGATCTTGAAAATGTTCATCCTCTGGTTTTTAAATCGTTTGGAAAAACATTGTTTAAGGTAAATCCTTCGTTAATGCCCGTAAGGTTAGCTACACTTATTCCATCTACAAAACTATGGCCATTACGTTATCTTTTTTTATTAGTTCGATTTTTATTCCAAACGAAACATTCGAAAGCTCGTGTAAGACAAATTGAATTTAGAGGAAAAGTTTCCTCTGCAATGATCTATGATAATCTACCAATCCATGATGTTTTTCGTAAAGTTAATGAAAACACTTTGTTTGGATGTATGGATTATAAAGGGATGAAACAACCATTCTTTTTTGTATTAGAACGTGATTAA
- a CDS encoding YheT family hydrolase produces the protein MIFGNIYITISLILVFVFFVNYFINVVESPTLRFIDTEFSSKIISETPKLLKRYFPTFWCYNPHFMLFLLMFRESKTKDFVYDKIEHLEMKDGGTTGLAWSGIQSVNHKDKTPIVVVFHTISGDEQDIKSTVSHIRDTLNWIVVVCVRRGHGNLPLTKPIINTMGSTSDLKEQLNHIRKQFPSKPLFGVGISAGSGLLARYLGEAGAKSLFQAAVAVSPAYDIEKAFHRVHPVYSKIMGQRMINYFLKRHYKSFANVRGTEDLLNVKTLGEFQDKLHSISGFKDKDSYYQYSNPILVADQIKTPLLVLNAADDPICVNLNVLENLHWLENLKNTIHVHTKRGSHIAFYEGFSAKSWSNQLIGEYFLSVFNWISSKNSSK, from the coding sequence ATGATATTTGGAAATATTTACATTACAATCAGTTTGATTCTTGTCTTTGTTTTTTTTGTGAATTATTTCATCAATGTAGTTGAATCTCCAACACTTCGATTCATTGATACGGAATTTTCTTCGAAAATTATTTCTGAAACACCCAAGTTATTAAAACGTTATTTTCCAACTTTTTGGTGTTACAACCCCCATTTCATGTTATTTCTTTTGATGTTTCGTGAATCCAAAACAAAAGATTTTGTTTATGATAAAATTGAACATTTAGAAATGAAAGATGGTGGTACAACTGGTCTTGCATGGTCAGGAATCCAATCTGTCAATCACAAAGACAAAACTCCAATTGTCGTTGTTTTTCACACAATCAGCGGAGATGAACAAGACATTAAATCAACGGTCTCTCATATCAGAGATACACTGAATTGGATCGTGGTAGTTTGTGTCCGAAGAGGTCACGGTAACCTTCCACTCACAAAACCAATCATCAATACGATGGGATCAACTTCTGATTTAAAGGAACAATTAAATCATATTCGAAAACAATTCCCAAGTAAACCTTTGTTTGGTGTTGGTATCTCTGCTGGTTCAGGGCTATTAGCACGTTATTTAGGAGAGGCTGGCGCAAAAAGTCTATTCCAAGCTGCAGTTGCAGTATCACCCGCATATGATATCGAAAAAGCATTCCACCGTGTCCATCCTGTGTATAGCAAGATCATGGGCCAAAGAATGATTAACTACTTTCTGAAACGACATTACAAAAGTTTTGCCAATGTTAGAGGGACCGAAGATTTATTGAATGTTAAAACACTTGGAGAATTTCAGGATAAACTCCATTCCATATCTGGTTTTAAAGATAAAGACTCTTATTATCAATATTCAAATCCTATACTTGTTGCGGATCAAATCAAAACTCCCCTCTTGGTTTTAAATGCTGCAGATGATCCTATATGCGTAAATTTGAATGTGTTAGAAAACTTACATTGGCTTGAAAACCTCAAAAATACGATACATGTGCACACCAAACGAGGTAGTCATATTGCATTTTATGAAGGTTTTTCTGCCAAATCTTGGTCGAACCAATTGATTGGTGAATATTTTTTGTCAGTTTTCAATTGGATCTCTTCAAAAAATTCCAGTAAATAA
- a CDS encoding glycoside hydrolase family 2 protein, with protein sequence MKIPHTEYPRPQLKRDSYLNLNGEWFLGHVKKGESLEYQHKIIVPFSPESKASGLGNLILKPNEVLFYKREFEISSDFIKDITFLHFGAVDYSCICYINGIEVGYHQGGFLPFFFNVSKAIKIGKNEIRLTVTDPTDTGNQSRGKQKLKRGGIWYTPQSGIWQTVWLESVSEDYIQNIKITPNIETKSVELEVNSDTDGITIQILNGDEVIAESSKKTCTLQIPNMILWSPENPKLYDIRIKTKNDEVTSYFGMRKFSIGYDGKFKRLYLNNKPYFHNGLLDQGYWSEGLLTPPDDESMINEIQLMKEMGFNTLRKHIKIEPLRWYYHCDRLGMLVWQDFVCGGGPYETWKVAYLPFIGWKTDDTKHRFLNRTDEKGKKEFIEEMDQTVNLLYNTVSLSVWVLFNEGWGQFDSVNLTKKLKNLDSTRTIDSVSGWYDQGKNSSELKSLHLYYQKLKVPKKEDRVIVLSEFGGYSLKTENHVYDDKKLFGYKILPNKETLHHEYKKLIENELIPLIPKGLSASIYTQVSDVEEEINGIVTYDRKVVKFDIPFMQELNSKLKYK encoded by the coding sequence ATGAAAATACCTCACACTGAATATCCAAGACCACAACTCAAACGAGACAGTTATCTAAATTTAAATGGAGAATGGTTTTTAGGACATGTAAAAAAAGGTGAAAGTCTCGAATACCAACACAAAATCATTGTTCCATTTTCGCCAGAGTCAAAGGCAAGTGGGCTTGGTAATTTGATTCTAAAACCTAATGAAGTTTTATTTTACAAAAGAGAATTTGAAATCAGTTCTGATTTTATAAAGGATATCACATTTTTACATTTTGGTGCTGTTGATTATTCCTGCATTTGTTATATCAATGGAATTGAAGTTGGATACCATCAGGGAGGTTTTTTACCATTCTTTTTTAATGTTTCGAAAGCGATTAAAATTGGTAAAAACGAAATTAGACTCACTGTTACAGACCCAACAGATACAGGAAACCAATCGAGAGGCAAACAAAAACTAAAACGAGGTGGCATCTGGTACACACCTCAATCTGGAATCTGGCAAACTGTTTGGTTGGAAAGTGTTTCCGAAGATTATATTCAAAATATAAAAATAACACCTAACATAGAAACCAAGTCAGTAGAACTCGAAGTCAATTCTGATACTGATGGCATCACAATTCAAATTCTAAACGGCGATGAAGTGATTGCAGAAAGTTCCAAAAAAACTTGCACATTACAAATCCCAAATATGATTTTATGGTCTCCTGAAAACCCGAAATTATATGATATCAGGATCAAAACCAAAAACGATGAGGTGACATCTTATTTTGGCATGCGTAAATTTTCCATTGGATATGATGGAAAATTTAAGAGATTATACCTTAACAACAAACCATATTTTCATAATGGACTTCTTGACCAAGGTTATTGGTCAGAAGGACTTTTGACTCCTCCTGACGACGAATCAATGATCAATGAAATCCAATTAATGAAAGAAATGGGTTTTAACACATTAAGAAAACATATCAAAATTGAACCGTTACGGTGGTACTATCATTGTGATCGATTGGGAATGTTGGTTTGGCAAGACTTTGTTTGTGGTGGAGGTCCTTATGAAACCTGGAAAGTCGCCTATCTACCGTTTATTGGCTGGAAAACCGATGATACAAAACATCGGTTTTTAAATCGTACGGATGAAAAAGGGAAAAAAGAATTTATAGAGGAAATGGACCAAACTGTAAACCTTTTGTATAATACCGTTTCTTTATCTGTTTGGGTTTTATTCAATGAAGGATGGGGACAGTTTGATAGCGTAAACCTCACCAAAAAACTAAAAAATCTGGATTCGACTCGAACCATTGATAGTGTAAGTGGTTGGTATGACCAAGGGAAAAATAGCAGTGAACTAAAAAGTTTACACCTGTACTACCAAAAGTTAAAAGTTCCCAAAAAAGAAGATCGCGTAATCGTATTATCTGAGTTTGGTGGGTATTCTCTTAAAACAGAAAACCATGTGTATGATGATAAAAAACTTTTTGGATACAAAATCCTACCTAATAAAGAAACCTTACACCACGAATATAAAAAATTGATCGAAAATGAACTGATTCCATTAATCCCAAAAGGACTTAGTGCTTCAATTTACACACAAGTGAGTGATGTGGAAGAAGAAATTAATGGAATTGTTACCTACGACAGAAAAGTTGTTAAATTTGACATTCCTTTCATGCAAGAACTGAATTCAAAATTAAAGTACAAATAA